A window of the Candida orthopsilosis Co 90-125, chromosome 1 draft sequence genome harbors these coding sequences:
- a CDS encoding Idp2 isocitrate dehydrogenase, whose translation MVESEKIKVKNPIVEMDGDEMTRIIWQFIKDKLILPYLDVDLKYYDLSIEYRDQTNDKVTTDAAEAILKYGVGVKCATITPDEQRVKEFNLKKMWLSPNGTLRNILGGTVFREPIVIDNIPRIVPSWEQPIIIGRHAFGDQYKATDIVVPQAGELKLVYTPKDGGEPVEYPVYDFKGPGVGLAMYNTDESITDFALSSFRLAIERKMNLFSSTKNTILKKYDGRFKDIFENLYATKFKPEMDKLGIWYEHRLIDDMVAQMLKSKGGYIIAMKNYDGDVQSDIVAQGFGSLGLMTSVLTTPDGKAFEAEAAHGTVTRHYRQHQQGKETSTNSIASIYAWTRGLIQRGKLDDTPDVVDFANNLEKAVIDTVSKDHKMTKDLALAQGKTDRLSYVTTEEFIDAVADRLRKNLGRSKI comes from the coding sequence aTGGTTGAATCtgaaaaaatcaaagtcaagaaccccattgttgaaatggaCGGTGATGAAATGACAAGAATCATCTGGCAATTCATCAAAGACAAATTGATCTTGCCATACTTGGAcgttgatttgaaatacTACGATTTGAGTATTGAATACAGAGATCAAACAAATGACAAGGTTACAACTGATGCTGCTGAAGCTATCTTGAAGTACGGTGTTGGCGTTAAATGTGCCACTATTACCCCGGATGAACAAAGAGTTAAAGAattcaacttgaaaaaaatgTGGCTTTCCCCAAATGGTACATTGAGAAATATTCTTGGTGGTACGGTGTTTAGAGAACCAATCGTTATTGACAACATTCCAAGAATTGTACCTTCATGGGAACAACCAATTATCATTGGAAGACACGCTTTTGGTGACCAATACAAGGCTACTGATATAGTTGTCCCTCAAGCaggtgaattgaaattggtttACACCCCAAAGGATGGTGGTGAGCCAGTTGAATATCCAGTGTATGACTTCAAAGGACCTGGTGTTGGTTTGGCTATGTACAACACTGACGAATCGATCACCGATTTTGCCCTCAGTTCCTTCAGATTAGCAATTGAGCGTAAAATGAACTTGTTTTCGTCCACCAAAAACaccattttgaagaaatacGACGGTAGATTCAAggatatttttgaaaacttgtATGCTACCAAATTCAAGCCAGAAATGGATAAATTGGGAATCTGGTATGAACACAGATTGATCGACGATATGGTTGcacaaatgttgaaatcaaaaggTGGATATATCATTGCTATGAAGAATTACGATGGTGATGTTCAATCCGATATCGTTGCTCAAGGATTTGGTTCTTTGGGTTTAATGACCTCGGTTTTGACAACTCCAGATGGAAAAGCATTTGAAGCTGAAGCTGCACATGGTACAGTGACTAGGCATTATAGACAACACCAACAAGGTAAAGAAACCTCCACTAACTCCATTGCATCCATTTACGCGTGGACTAGAGGATTGATCCAAAGAGGTAAATTGGATGACACTCCGGATGTTGTCGACTTTGCCAACAATTTGGAGAAGGCTGTTATTGATACTGTGTCCAAAGATCACAAAATGACTAAAGATTTGGCATTGGCACAAGGCAAAACCGACAGATTAAGCTATGTCACAACTGaagaatttattgatgCTGTAGCAGACAGGTTAAGAAAAAACTTGGGACGCTCTAAAATCTAA
- a CDS encoding Gef2 protein (member of the voltage chloride channel family), with translation MPNTYTSHNTLLIRVEDDHEEESQAHYQSTLSPNHTSHSDTHRQEHMTAKHSSQTQRSKPNLKAARSFDYPALSTKCPPNSLRPVSTTVPSTPSVPKSFLSPKKKPSLNRLNIRSQVFKRQNLQRNVVNSPQFDQESSEVELDDDELTSLRTSKASDSIISHIRDSLIDPIQSLRNYYNDFTTIDWTKAYLKGNQFNYSLDKGEWIGYGKTNELDNYTNNKRIPFLQKQYYILGKWILIILIGLFFSLIAFMIDKVEILLVGVKYGYCRTNWFASQVSCCADKVQTEASGQLFAAVDEPRCSDWINWSQLFHSFYFGNIIRWDFIVYVALTVALAICACLITLTTKITTGIEKETTNGENYPKPQLETPHLQIKQRIIYTAMSSGVPEVKIILSGFVIRRFLGVYTLFTKSVALILAIASGMSLGKEGPYVHLATCVGNITSRYFPFIYTNDFFEKQILSASASAGVALAFGSPLGGVLFILEEINNHLPNHHLFQVFFCAIISTLFLKVLDPYGTGKTVLFELKYYSDWRPIEFLFFVILGVAGGVFGACFVKFIKWWPRVFRKHRIIKQNPILEVGIIALVTGLITFWNPYTKQASSELVLDLATSCSGRELDRSLCPTTSHEYLHELWSLSFALLVKIVLTFVTFGLKVPCGIYVPSMVVGALFGRIFAMSIQWISLWANSGNESLGDGVGAYVFELLTCGSTLVSTSTNCIDLGIYSMISAGAFMAGATRMNITIVVIMFELTSSYTYVLPIAIAISVANWSGGLLEKNSIYESVLINNDYPFMASDTEPVDPRARVIDIIDGALIFAPEKSSSSSRSKGNHIYIDLTHSGFVSTTVLEEKLHILASHNLLDGCIPIIKNRTCLGLIYFADLEICLDRINAYLEECGVIQREVGEIYCRLINYSSPSPQHIIYENDYFSYGSTASSDESSLLDELTDLTPYVDTHPLFISEESPLSFASLIFERVGNRVIVLLNKDDGSCCGVLHKKVLVDYLRRGECKEE, from the coding sequence ATGCCAAACACTTATACGTCTCATAATACGTTACTAATTCGAGTAGAGGACGATCACGAAGAGGAATCACAAGCCCATTATCAAAGTACATTATCCCCAAACCATACAAGTCATTCCGACACCCATCGTCAAGAACACATGACAGCAAAACACTCATCACAAACTCAACGCAGCAAGCCAAATTTAAAAGCAGCTCGCTCATTTGATTACCCTGCTCTATCGACCAAATGTCCACCAAATTCACTTAGACCCGTAAGTACAACTGTTCCCTCAACACCGTCAGTTCccaaatcttttcttctgCCTAAAAAAAAACCTTCATTGAATAGGTTGAATATAAGATCACAAGTGTTCAAGAGACAAAACTTGCAAAGAAACGTAGTCAATAGTCCACAGTTTGATCAGGAATCGAGTGAGGTAGAATTGGACGACGACGAATTGACTTCATTGCGCACCTCTAAGGCTAGTGACTCCATCATTTCACATATCAGGGACAGCTTAATAGATCCCATACAGTCGTTGAGGAACTATTACAATGACTTTACAACTATAGATTGGACAAAGGCGTATCTTAAAGGAAACCAATTCAATTACTCGTTGGATAAGGGCGAATGGATTGGATACGGCAAGACAAATGAGTTGGACAACTACACTAACAATAAACGAATCCCCTTCTTGCAGAAACAATACTACATATTGGGTAAATGGATATTGATTATCCTTATTGGTCTATTCTTTTCACTTATCGCTTTCATgattgataaagttgagATATTGTTAGTGGGAGTCAAATATGGGTACTGTAGAACTAACTGGTTTGCAAGTCAAGTATCATGCTGTGCTGATAAGGTACAAACCGAGGCGAGTGGTCAACTTTTTGCAGCTGTTGATGAACCACGATGTTCTGATTGGATTAACTGGTCTCAATTATTCCATAGCTTTTATTTTGGGAATATAATTCGATGGGATTTTATTGTATACGTCGCGTTAACCGTCGCTTTAGCTATATGTGCGTGCTTGATCACGTTAACCACGAAAATAACGACAGGCATCGAAAAGGAGACTACAAATGGTGAAAATTATCCAAAACCCCAACTTGAAACACCTCATTTACAGATCAAGCAACGGATAATTTACACAGCCATGAGTTCAGGTGTACCCGAAGTTAAGATAATACTTTCGGGATTCGTTATACGTCGATTCCTTGGTGTTTATACCCTATTCACAAAGTCAGTGGCTCTCATATTGGCAATTGCATCAGGTATGTCGTTGGGTAAAGAAGGTCCTTATGTTCATTTGGCAACATGTGTCGGTAACATCACTTCACGATACTTTCCTTTCATCTATACAAatgatttttttgaaaaacagATATTGTCAGCAAGTGCGTCTGCTGGAGTAGCACTAGCTTTTGGATCTCCTTTAGGTGGTgtcctcttcatcttggAAGAGATAAATAACCATTTACCTAATCATCACTTGTTTCAAGTATTCTTTTGTGCAATTATATCCACATTGTTTTTAAAAGTGTTGGATCCGTATGGTACAGGCAAAACAGTGTTATTTGAACTCAAATACTATTCAGATTGGAGACCAATTGAAttccttttctttgtcATACTAGGTGTCGCGGGTGGGGTATTTGGTGCATgttttgtcaaatttatcaagtGGTGGCCAAGGGTATTCCGGAAACATCGcataatcaaacaaaatccaattcttgaagTTGGTATTATTGCATTGGTGACAGGGCTAATCACATTTTGGAACCCTTACACCAAACAGGCATCATCAGAATTAGTCTTGGATCTCGCTACTTCATGTTCAGGTAGGGAATTAGATCGTTCGTTATGTCCAACTACAAGTCATGAATATTTGCATGAACTTTGGTCATTATCGTTTGCACTCTTAGTCAAAATCGTTTTGACATTTGTTACGTTTGGATTGAAAGTGCCATGTGGTATATATGTGCCATCAATGGTTGTTGGTGCCTTGTTTGGCCGAATATTTGCAATGTCGATCCAATGGATCAGTTTGTGGGCCAATAGTGGCAACGAGAGTTTGGGTGATGGAGTAGGGGCATATGTTTTTGAATTACTTACATGTGGGTCAACACTAGTATCAACATCCACGAATTGTATTGACTTGGGTATCTATTCCATGATTTCCGCTGGGGCATTTATGGCTGGTGCAACTCGAATGAACATCACCATAGTCGTCATCATGTTTGAATTGACTTCGTCATACACTTATGTACTACCCATTGCTATTGCCATTTCTGTCGCCAATTGGTCAGGTGGATTATTGGAGAAGAACTCCATTTATGAATCGGTATTGATTAACAACGATTATCCATTTATGGCATCGGATACAGAACCGGTTGACCCTAGAGCGCGAGTCATTGACATAATTGACGGTGCTCTCATTTTCGCTCCAGAAAAGTCCAGCTCTTCCTCCAGAAGCAAGGGTAACCATATTTATATTGATTTGACTCATCTGGGCTTTGTATCAACTACCGTTCTAGAGGAAAAGCTTCACATTCTAGCTAGCCACAACCTATTGGATGGTTGTATTCCAATCATCAAGAATAGAACATGTTTGGGACTCATTTACTTTgctgatttggaaatttgtCTTGATCGAATTAATGCATACCTAGAGGAATGTGGCGTAATCCAACGAGAAGTTGGCGAAATTTACTGCAGATTGATCAACTATTCTTCTCCATCTCCCCAACATATAATTTACGAAAATGACTATTTTTCTTATGGATCTACAGCATCACTGGATGAACTGCTGttacttgatgaattaacAGATCTCACTCCTTACGTTGATACTCATCCATTATTCATTAGCGAAGAATCGCCATTAAGCTTCGCCAGTTTGATTTTCGAACGCGTTGGGAATCGAGTCATTGTgttattgaacaaagatGATGGCTCTTGTTGTGGTGTATTGCATAAAAAGGTTTTGGTTGATTATTTACGTCGAGGAGAATGTAAAGAGGAATGA